The genomic segment gagaaaaaagaaaaataaagcaactcTCAACAATGGCTAAAATTGGGGGCACAAACTGATCAaaagattaaaagtaaatttatgaAAATACACTGACTCAAGTTTTATAAAAACCATTTATCTTGTCATGTACAGTATTAAcaattcacttattttcttttggagactTGTCCCTTTGTACATTACACTTCCTCCTCCAACACTCCAATCTTATTGTAACCAGTGTCTTTGCACCTCACTCTGCCTGGAACACAATTCCTATAGTTAATTCCTAGTCACTTGGGTCTCAGTGTGAATACCATCTGCTCAGAGGTTATCTGATCTCTCCAGGAAGTGCTCTGGTTCCCTTTGTTCTAGATCATACTCAAGTCCTTATCTCAATCTGAAATGGTCACTTCCAGAGGGTAGAGACCTCATCTGTCTTGTTCGCCACTTTACCCCCCACACTTGTAGAGCACTTGGCACATACTGGGCACTCAAATATCTATTAAGTTAATGAATCATGAATATTTACCTCAACAATGTTTGAAGAGTCTTACTGTATATGTAAAGATTTATTTTGACaaataggaaaaaggaaaaatttgttCCCACCGCTTATCTgccttgaaaacacacacacaaaaaaatccttcaaaacatAGGTGAATGCTTACACTGAAGAATTATTTGCTGTTTTTCTGAGGCTCAAATTTTAACTGAAAGTCTTATCTTTTGACAACTAGTTGagtaagaaggagagaagaacCAGAATAGGATGTGTTGGGGATGGGAAGGCTGTTACACAGAGCAGCTGCTATGATGAGTAAGAAACTGGGAAGTCCGATGTATAAAGAGAAATTTAGGATTACTTTGTGTTCAATGTAATTCACCCTTTGCTACCTCTTCAAGAAAACCATAGCAAAGGTCACtgttacttaaaaacaaaacaaatgcagaTGAGAAACTATCTCCTCTTCCTTTACCAGTGTTATCAATAAACATTTCCTCCTGTGTTACCTCTGGACTTGGTACATTAGCACCTTGAGTTGTGTCTCAGCTCCAAGGGGCAGAGGGTTAAGTAGTGtttcccagctgggcacagtggctcatgcatgtaatcccaacactttgggaagctagtggatcacctgaggtcagtgagaccagcctaaccaacacagtgaaaccccatctctactgaaaatacaaaattagccaggcctggtggtacatgcctgtaatcttagctacttgggaggctcaggtaggagaagcacttgaacctgtgaggcggagattgctgtgggccaaaattgcaccattgcactccagcctgggcagcaagagcaaaattctgtctcaaaaaaaaaaaaaaaaaaaaaaagtttcctccaTACTGCCAGTATCTGGAACAACGGTTGGCACAAATGTCTGTTCAACATGAAACCTAAAAGCAGTATCTAAATCAAAAAGATCAACCATTTtaattatactctttttttttttcctttggagacagggtctcactctgtcacccaggttgcagtgcagtggcgcaatctcagcacagtgcaacctccaccttctgagttcaagcaattctctgcctcagcctcccaagtagctgggattgcaggcacccgccaccacatccacctAATGATTGAACAAACTATACTCTCTGTTTTACTCAGCAAGGTAAAGAGGTAACTTGAAAAGTTTGAAGAGGCATATAAATGAAACACATACTTACTGTTTCAAAAGTATTCAGTACcatcaaagggaaaaaaacattaaaatactcTCTGCAATCATGAAATCTGAAAGGCACAGGTCTTGAGATGGACTGACAAAGGCTTGCAGGAGGCCCACACTGATTGAAGTTCAAAAACATTTCATATTTCCATTTTAAGACCTCTTTAACGAAGGTGTCAGAGACAGACTGCGATgacaagaaaatatttactggAGAGGAAGATGGAAAATATTTGCTTTCACCAAATGGAACTTTGCAATCTTGCCTGTTGGAATTATTCGGAGACTGAGGCTGAAGAACAATGCATGAATTCTTCACTTCGCCCACTGGCTTCTGAGATACAAGGGGAGTTGGCTGTGGTACTTTCAAAATTGACTGTATCCCATTTgacttattttttagagatggagaaaGGGCTGAAGAAGATTCCAAAGATTTAGAAAGACTAGCAATTCGTGAAGTACTCTTTGAGCTAAAAATCTTAGCAGTGGTAGGTCGCAAAGGTTTAGATGCAGAAAGAGGCAAGCCAGGTTTACGAAATACATCTTCATCTGCTGCTTTCACTTCAGAGTGTTCCAAGCAGTATTCACCCTGATTTTTCGTGGCTTCAACACAATCTTTGTACTTACAATTTGTGCCACTCAAAGATTCCAACTGAGGCCGACTTAGAGAATCTTCTTCAACCTGAACTGTACCTTTTCCATGAATTAGTTCAATGAATTTATAATTATCATTCTCCATTTGCGAACATAAATCCATATCTTCAGGATCATGTTGTGTTAAAAATAAGTTATCTTCCTCTGTATCGCTGCTGGGGTCAGGTCCTCCCTCTTTCAAAGTTGACATTTTTATATGATGTACTGACAGATCACCTCCACCTAGAGGGTCCTCTGAAGTAGCGACAATTACTTCACTTATTGGTATTGTTCCATTTAACACTACAGAATCACACTGGTTCAAAAGGCAAACATCATCAGTCACTGGAGATCCATGTTTTGCTTTTGTGGTTTCTGGTTCAGAAGGCATGcattttattatctgttttcCATTACTGTTGGCAAGAACCTCAGTTCCTCCTGTACAATTATAATCTGACCTATCAGATTCTGGTATAGATGTATCAGATTTCTGTGCTGTATGCAGCCCTGTTCTTGTAGCATCTGTCCTTTTACAACCAGAAagtcctcttctatttttttgtgatttGGATCTCATCTGCCTTCGCATCTGAAGTTCTTGACTAATCAGCAGTTtcttattatttctgacagacaaGTTCTGAGGAGGAATTAATTTAGTCTTTTTTGGAGTATCAACTAACCCAACAGCTCTGCCATGATCACGTAATTGAGCTAAATAATCTAACGATCGCTGGGACAACTCAAATGCCATACGAGGAGCCTTTTTCAGGCGAAGTCTCTCAGCTGTTGAAGTTGGTTCAGGACACTGCCGAAATTTCTTTGGTGGCACTATAGCAGGAGTTGTCCTACAACTTAGGTAACTGGAACTCTTATTCTGTCCTTTTTTGGCATCTGAATGCGTTTTCTTAGGGTTCTTAGAAACTGTAACTTTCTTGACAGGTTCTGAGTAAGTACAAAGCTTTGAAGACTTCTTTTGTGAAACTGTAGTGGCTCTCTGAATACTTGAATTGGGAGTTGTAGTCCTTCCAGCTATACTTTTAAAATCGTTTCCAACAAGATCTCTCTTAGTATCAGACTGGCCCTCATTTATGACAGAAGATGAAGGCCTCCCAAGATCTTCAGCCATTGGTTTTTCAGATCGTTTTCTCTTAGGCTTTTTTACTTCAATTTCACAAAATTCCTCAACAGAAATACTACTGTTCTGTCGTCTCGTGTGTTCTTCAATGCACTCTGCTCCTTTTTTAACTTCAGATACAACATCTGTACAACCCTCATCATTTGTGATACTGGCTATATGAGTCAAACAATTTTTCTCACCATCTTGAACTGAATTATTATTGTCTAGATAATCTTGCCAAACTGAAAACACTTCAAATGGACTTTCAAACTCAAAACACTGAGAATCACATTCCTCAAGCTGCAAAAGAGactttgtcttttcttcctttactggATTCTTTTCCTCCTTACTATTAACAATTGAAACGTGCTGCCCTGGGCTTTCCTTCTCAATGCATATTTTGTCCTGTTTAGTGAGTTTCTCAAGACTCAGGATtgtttcatcatcatcatcagaatctgaaataataataacCTGTCCACAGGAAGTATCTCCAACATTATTTTGGTTAGCAGTGAAACATCTTTTACATTCTTTCACTTTCCTTTGTTGTTGGGATGAGTTCTGAGGTGAATCTGATGGAAACTTAATAACACTGGCTTGAGCTATTAATGATAATTTGTGAAGGTCTCTGTCTACCTGAGAATCCGTTAAGGTGTCAGACTTAGGAGTGATAACAGGGGCCTGTTCTCTTGTCAAGCTACAGGAAATCAGATTGGTACTATTACTCATCTCCTTATCTCTTGATTCAAGTACAGTCATAAGATTGTTAAAGGAAGATGATTTCTTCACTAAAGTATCAGTCATTTCTGTAAAGGGGATCAAATCTTTATCAACAACATGacattcctgtattttacaattGTTTTCATGGGAAGAGAAAATATCTAACTCTGCATTCTTTAATTGTTTCTCTTTTGGCAATAAATTGTTCTGagatttttgttctccatttttatTATCATCCAGACCACCATGAGGGTCTACAGAAAGATTGTGTATGAAATCATCTCCTTTCTGAACTCCTGTGTCTTTCCTTGAATAGAAACTCTCAATGTTAGATACAGTCAGATTTTCATCTAAATTGATAGCGTTATAGACCAAAGTACTCTTTCTGGGTTGCTTCTTTATTACGTGTGATAACTTTGCACAGATTTCATCTTTCTGTaccttagttttttgttttgaggttttAGCAAGAGCATCACCCTTTAAAGACAAATCTTCATTTGATGCGGACACTTTTTCCAAAGCATCAGTGCTAGAATCAGTCAATAAATGTGTTGATACTATTATTCCTCTGTCACATCCCCTTTCTGGACCATTTCTTGAAGTACAATTCTTTGGTGTATATGAAGAGTTCTCTGTTACAGACTTCTGCTTCCTTGTACTTATTTTAATTGGACCTTCAGCTCTTTCAGTAAAAAGGTTTTTACTACTCTGCTTTAAGCATGACCCAGCTGAGAGATGGTCTTCTAGTTTTACATCCTTTATAGAATTTTGCTCATTATTGTCACCTTCTATACTGTTATCTGCTTTGATCAATACATTGCCTTGCACTTTCATTGGTTCTTTAGAAAATGTTGGGCTGGAATCTCCCCAACAATGCATATCTTTTCTAGACTTCTTCCCTATTTGctcactttcttctttattacaAGATGCAGGAGAGGTTTTACATGTAGAAGTCAGATCCACAAAAGTGTTACATGGAGGtgctttaaattttatgtttctaatAATTTGCTTTAAGCAAGTTTGTAGCTCATGGGTTTCCTGACTAGTCAACTGCCAACCTAGAGATAAATTTCCTCTAAGGAATAAGTTGAGCTTATCCCAGAATCGCTTGCAAAGAGAATGCTGCCCAAGCTGATAACCTTCTTTAAGGAGACTTCTAATCAGCTGCACACAAGCAAGCTGTACAGAATTAGATGGCATTGAATGCAACGACAGTGATGATATCATTGCTGTTCCTTTGGAGCAACTTCCAGATGATTTCTCAGAACTCCGTGTAAATGCAGTGGTAGGAAGCTTGGCACATTTGACAACAGCTTCCACCCATTGTTGGGAACTTACCCAGagcaaatgcaaacattttttatttctatgcagTTCAATCACTgataccaaaattaaaagaaaaaattcagtgaCTTTGTCACACACAGCATCTGTTTGGTTGAGGACATCTTTGACTTCAGAGTACAGATGATGAATAACCTCGACTATGTAAGCCACACCCAAATCCTTAAGATCCATGAGGGACTGAACAAAAGGTATGAACCATAAAAATGTGCTGTTATGAACACGCATGTCTTGGCCAATGTCCGACTGAAGTACATTGGCTaatgtttccatttcttcataCATGTTAGGACAATAATCTGGGCAAATGGCTGTTCTCCATCCAGAatcctaaaaagaaagaaatgctcatGTTCAGATAAATAAGCACCATTTATGATAGATTTAAcactcaaaacaaaaatacatttctcactctcttattttGGTTTACAACATTATTATGATATACAATGGTATAATTATGGCATAAATTATATCACAATCATAATATACCTAACTCCCAAGAAACTGAAATATAAATTGAATTTTGAGGTTAAAGTTTCATGAAAAAGCAAATTTATACCACCTTCATATACTCTGACCTTCTTTCCACTAGCTAGTTTTAATTTCTACTCGTGCCACTTATGTCCCCATAAACTTTCCATCTTTCCCAAATGTACTTAGAAACTaattttctggctgggtgcagtggctcaagcctgtaatcccagcactttgggaggccgaggcgggtggatcacgaggttaagagatcaagaccatcatggccaacatggtgaaaccccgtctctactaaaaatacaaaaaaattagctgggcatggtggcgcacacctatagtcccagctacttgggagtctgaggcagaagaattgcttgaacccggaaggcggtggttgcagtgagccaaggtcgtgccactgcactccagccttgcacctggtgacggagtgagactctgtctcaaaaaaaaaaaattaattaattttccaaAGTATGCACATTGTAGTTTAGAGTCCACCTTCCCCTATATACGATACATCTGCTGTTCAATGAGAAGGCCTTTTACCTAACAGTAGATTAAGAACAGCAACATACTGTAAAATCAACAACTCAACAAATTACATAAAACActatcagccaggcgtggtggctcaccccgtaatcttaacactttgggaggcccaggtgggcagatcacgagctcaagagatggaGAGGATcccggccaacacggtgaaaccctgtctctactaaatatacaaaaattagctgggcgtggtgacacgtgcctgtcatcccagctactcagctactcgggaggctgaggcaggagaatcaattgaaccctggacgtggaggttgcaatgagccaagatcatgtcactgcactccagcctggttacagagcaagactctgtttcgaaaaacaaacaaacaaacaaaacactctaCACTAGATAAAGGCAATAAAATATCATCTaaattttcaaagtgtttttttttaatacctttttGGTCTTTTCAGGATTAAAATTGTATACAATCTGGCTGCATGTCACCATATCATCCGAATATGACTCCGGTTCTACTTTGGTCcttaaatattaagaataaatagaaattactgAAATgaagggggaggaaaaaaaaggaagaaacacctCTTGTTAAGTAATTTAGCTGTAACACACTTTCTTGTAGAGATGCTTAAATCCTGACATTAGCTGAACTAACCTTACAGAGCTGTTCCGTATATGCTGAATCTCTCTATTGTAGCTTGTGTTGTTAATAATGGTTTGAAATGCTTCAATAGGATCAATAAGTTGACCCCAGACCTTAGATCCAAGACGATCCAGAATCAACATAAAACAGTGTAATGCTGGCCAGAAAGGATCAACACTATCACCTGAAATACAATGGCACAACTGGTGAATTACAAAAcggttagaaaaatatacaaaaatatattgagaATTAAGCATTCTTTATCTGGTTAGTAGCAACAGAACTAAAAGCCAAGCGGCAAATAATTTAAGGTAACACACGACCAATCCTTAGAGACacataagttttaaaaagcaggtacattttcaaaaatttttttcaagcaaTAGTATGATgcttctgtcaaaaaaaaaaaaattaatggcaaACAAATTATTTAATGGGCAAGAAAACAGTCTAGGTAAACAAAATCTTTTCACACTCTGTTTGCCATACCAGTAACAACCTTTTCTAACTCAGCTCCTCAACCCTTCCCCTAAACTTTATAGTTCCATCTTCCagtaacagaaaagaagaaaaaaataaagagacaggaacTTGGTATTTACAGATCTACATGAAGCCCATAATACAAGAAATTCTGTTTAAGTATGATCTTATGCAGCTAGTGTAAGGGTTTAAATTCCTTAGCTAAGGGTAAGGCAAAGACACACACTCTTCATCCATCTGTATCTCAACATGGCTTTGCTGTTATCTACTTTTCATCCAACTTGCAGAAACTTCCATTAATCACAAGTTCTTTCCTCCAAccctttccctcttctctgcCAGACAGGTAGTAGCAAGATACTGCCCTACTCAAAGGCCTTCAATGGCTCTGTAATGTCTTCCAAGAAAATTCAAAGTCCTCAGCCAAGAACTTAAAAGATCTTGATCTactgtttatttccatttttatttttcatattcccATAATCATACACTGTCTACAGCAAAAATAGATCACTGGCTTTTTCCAAACTAAGCACCAGAATGCCTTCGCTACTAGGACAACCTATCAAAATTCTATCCATCCTTTAAAGTCCAGCTTAAATGCCTCCTCCTATATTAAACTTTCCCCCACTTTAGTCATCTACAGTACTCTTCTGAGGCAAGTGCTTGAATTCACTCAGTTACTGCTAGTTTTAAGTCATCCTAGAACATTTGACTTTAATTCCCTCATCCTTCTCAGACTTTATCACAGTCATTTTAACTTTCTCATATATTTCTGTATCCTCCACTACATCTGAAACAGTGCCTGTGTCTAGTGAGCTCACAAATAAGAAAGTAGTTAGGCGAAGACAATTATAAAGTTTCTTAAAGAGGTAAGGAAAACTTTGAAGACGAGGCTGTGttcagtgcctcacgcctgtagatcccaacactttgggaagccgaggcaggaggactgcttgagctcaggagttcaataacagcctaggccacatagtgagacttcatctctatcaaaaatttttaaattagttgggtaagggggcacatgcctgtggtcccagctaccagggaagacagaggcaggaggatgacttgaacctgggaggtcaaggctgcagtgagacctgactgagccactgcactccagggtgggagacagagtgagatcctgtctcaaaagggaacaaaaaaaggttttttttgaaaatggtAAGGGAGATAGCTTAGCAGAAAAGACAGAATTAGATATATAGTTCGGCAcagggaaagaaataaacaatatatgCAGTAAATGTTGGCAAAAGAATAACAGCCTTAATCAGAAATAATCTAGCAAGAAAATATATGCCACAAGCTGGACACaggggttcacgcctgtaatcccaacactttgggaagccaaggtaggcagatcacacgaggccaggagttccagactagcctgacaaacatggtgaaagcccatctctactgaaaataaaaaattagctgggtgtggtggtgcatgcttttaattccagctactcaggagactgaggcaggagaacttcttgaacccaggaggtggaggctgcagtgagccaagattgtgccactacactccagcctgggtgagagagagagagagagagagagagagagagagagcacgagagagagagagagagagactgactcaccctcaaaatgaaaaaaaaaaaaatgtgtgtgtgtgtgcgtatatatatatacacgcacacacacacgtactatCAACAAAAGAATAACATTATTTATATTAGAATCTCCCACAAATGAGTTTATATACAACATTCAAGTTGCCTGAAGAGAagtaaatgaagggaaaaaacaaTATTTGTAATGTTTTCATAGGATCTGGTATACTTggtctttattaatttattacttCATCAAGATTAGAAACACTTATTTAACTACAGATCTTTCATGATTAGCATGACACAAGCATCAGCAAAAGGAGATGGGATCTAATAATAAACAGGACCACAAGTTTTAGGCCTCATTATCTAGACTATCTAGAGCAACATATCCAAGAGAATGTTCTGTGACGATGAAACTGTTCTATGTATTAATCAACACAGTGCAGGCACGTATGGCTGCTAAGccttgaaatatggctagtggAACCAAATAActgcatttgtaattttaattaatttaaattttaataatcacATGTGGCTAGCAGTTACTGTACTggacagagaagcagagaaatgaaGAGGTAGGCAAAGGAAGGCCGTGGGACAGAGAAGGCTTTTCCCACAATGTTAACCACAATGTCATTACAAATGAATCTCCCAGAGGTTCTGATTTTCATCCTACCACCAACTTTTTCATCATGAAAAACTAGATTAACTTCCCTTCTTCTATGAAAGGAAGGTGTTGAATTAAATTCTAAAGGTCCTTTCTGATTAAACAGTCTGAATCtgggtagggcatggtggctcacacctgtaatcgcagcactttgggaggccaaggcaggcagatcaccagaggtcaggaccagcctggccaacgtggtgaaaccccatctctactaaaaatacaaaaaaattagccaggtgttgccgtgtgcacctgtggtcccagcaacttgggaggctgaggcaggggaattgcttgaacccgggaggtggaagttgcagtgagccaacgtcacaccattgtactccagcctgggcaataagaacaaaactccatctcaaaaaaaaaagactgaatctGTGAATAAACCAGAAAAATTCTTTTCTCCGCAACATACATCAATTCCTACAATGACACTATGATTTTTAAAGtgcatcatcattatcaccacacTCAAAAACATTCAGCAAGTAACGTTTATTACCATCTGATTGCCTCTCCATGGTGTGAAGTATTAATTGcataaaatcattttgtttgtCTGAGCCCAACAATAGTGAATCCATGGCTTGTTCCTCAAGAATGGTCAGCAACATGCAAATACCTGTAAGATCATTTAGAGTTTTCTTGAATTGATGAAATAATACTATTCTAATGCCTTCACTGGTTTagtttgcaaaagaaaaacaagacaggAAGATGAAGCAAGATAGCATTATAGTATTTAGTTTCTCAAACATTTAAGTCTAAGATATTCATATACAACTGCTCCCAAGTAACAGAACTTTACAGTAATTCAAGTGTGAAAGTGGAAAATGGTTAGAAAACAATTTCTAAGGTAACTACCAAGTAACTTTCATCTCATCAATATAAGCAGCCTTCAGTTTTAAGATGTACCATATTCCATAtactagaaagaaaagaaaaaaaatcactgccaaTCATGACACATGACCTTAAGATTTGGAATCAAGGAAATGGTGTAGAACTATTTTAAGCCACTATAGGACTAGTAAACAATGCTGATAACTTTTAAATAAGATTCGATCCATTTGCCAGCACTTGAAAATGTAACTCTTATACAGAAAGCATCTAGGATAATGTTTAGTAACAAGATGTGTAATAATTAAGTCAATTTAATGACAGAATAAAAACTGAGAACTATAAAATCCTATCTTTAGCAATTTTTATCAGATCACTGAAAGAGAACACTTCCTTTTTAGGACACTCATAAAAActataaggctgggtgtggtggctcacacctgtaatctcagcactttaggaggctgaggcgggaggatcacctgaggtcaggggttcaagaccagcctggctaaaatggtgaaaccccatctctactaaaaatatattaaaaaaaaaaaaaaaaaagtggccaggtgtgatggtaatcacctgtaatcacagctactcaagaggctcaggcagaagaattgcttgaacctgggaggtggagcttgcagtgagcggagatggtgccactgcactccagcctgggcaacagagcaagattctgtctcaataacaGAACTATAGGGAAATACTAATGATATTAGAGTAGGAACAATACTCACCTAACCAATAGTTTTTGTAGTTGGTAGTATCATACATGTGTGATGGCAGAAGAATCAGTTTACCCTTCTCGAGGACAGAAGAAGTATAAATGTCTGGACTCTCCAAAAGCCCCAACTCAATGACTTTAAAAAGGCAAGTTAAAACCTCTTGTAAGTCATAATAATCATCTCTGTCCACTTTCCCCAAGTTTCTTGCAGTCAAGATAGCCCAACGCCGAACCTAAATGCAGAACATAATGTGTTTATTACTTAATGGTCTCCAttgtttattgtatattttatacagcaagaacacagagaagaaaacaggatTCTCTGCAAATTTTAAGACATGTGAGATACTAATTAATGCAACGTATAAAATCTTATTTGATCCTGATTTTAACATACTGACCATAATAAACACTTCTAGGCAATCATTTCCATTCACTCAAACACTGACTGCCAACACAACAttaagaaattattcttttagggccaggcacagtggctcacgcctgtaatcccagcactatgggaggccaaggcaggaggatcaggaggtcaagagatcaagaccatcctggctaacatgtctttactaaaaatacaaaatacaaaaattaactgggtatggcagcgcgtggctgtagtcccagctacttgggaggctgaggcaggagaacagtttgaacctgggaggtggaggctgtagtgtgctgagattataccactgcactccagcctgggtgacagagctagatgctgtctcaaaaaagaaaagctaaatagaacagaaaaatatCTAAGTACATCCTTCACAAAATAGAagtattattttacaaaatactttatattacatatgcacacatatatacaaggaaaacattttttactaCAAGTTGTAGTCAAAAAGGTGGAAAAACACAGA from the Callithrix jacchus isolate 240 chromosome 1, calJac240_pri, whole genome shotgun sequence genome contains:
- the SETX gene encoding putative helicase senataxin isoform X2, encoding MSTCCWCTPGGGSTTDFLKHYASNTRSSEFQTANEDLCYCLECVAEYHKARDEVPYLHEVLWELETLRLINHFEKSMKAEIGDDDELYIVDNNGEMPLFDITGQDFENKLRVPLLEILKYPYLLLHERVNELCVEALCRMEQANCSFQVFDKHPGIYLFLVHPNEMVRRWAILTARNLGKVDRDDYYDLQEVLTCLFKVIELGLLESPDIYTSSVLEKGKLILLPSHMYDTTNYKNYWLGICMLLTILEEQAMDSLLLGSDKQNDFMQLILHTMERQSDGDSVDPFWPALHCFMLILDRLGSKVWGQLIDPIEAFQTIINNTSYNREIQHIRNSSVRTKVEPESYSDDMVTCSQIVYNFNPEKTKKDSGWRTAICPDYCPNMYEEMETLANVLQSDIGQDMRVHNSTFLWFIPFVQSLMDLKDLGVAYIVEVIHHLYSEVKDVLNQTDAVCDKVTEFFLLILVSVIELHRNKKCLHLLWVSSQQWVEAVVKCAKLPTTAFTRSSEKSSGSCSKGTAMISSLSLHSMPSNSVQLACVQLIRSLLKEGYQLGQHSLCKRFWDKLNLFLRGNLSLGWQLTSQETHELQTCLKQIIRNIKFKAPPCNTFVDLTSTCKTSPASCNKEESEQIGKKSRKDMHCWGDSSPTFSKEPMKVQGNVLIKADNSIEGDNNEQNSIKDVKLEDHLSAGSCLKQSSKNLFTERAEGPIKISTRKQKSVTENSSYTPKNCTSRNGPERGCDRGIIVSTHLLTDSSTDALEKVSASNEDLSLKGDALAKTSKQKTKVQKDEICAKLSHVIKKQPRKSTLVYNAINLDENLTVSNIESFYSRKDTGVQKGDDFIHNLSVDPHGGLDDNKNGEQKSQNNLLPKEKQLKNAELDIFSSHENNCKIQECHVVDKDLIPFTEMTDTLVKKSSSFNNLMTVLESRDKEMSNSTNLISCSLTREQAPVITPKSDTLTDSQVDRDLHKLSLIAQASVIKFPSDSPQNSSQQQRKVKECKRCFTANQNNVGDTSCGQVIIISDSDDDDETILSLEKLTKQDKICIEKESPGQHVSIVNSKEEKNPVKEEKTKSLLQLEECDSQCFEFESPFEVFSVWQDYLDNNNSVQDGEKNCLTHIASITNDEGCTDVVSEVKKGAECIEEHTRRQNSSISVEEFCEIEVKKPKRKRSEKPMAEDLGRPSSSVINEGQSDTKRDLVGNDFKSIAGRTTTPNSSIQRATTVSQKKSSKLCTYSEPVKKVTVSKNPKKTHSDAKKGQNKSSSYLSCRTTPAIVPPKKFRQCPEPTSTAERLRLKKAPRMAFELSQRSLDYLAQLRDHGRAVGLVDTPKKTKLIPPQNLSVRNNKKLLISQELQMRRQMRSKSQKNRRGLSGCKRTDATRTGLHTAQKSDTSIPESDRSDYNCTGGTEVLANSNGKQIIKCMPSEPETTKAKHGSPVTDDVCLLNQCDSVVLNGTIPISEVIVATSEDPLGGGDLSVHHIKMSTLKEGGPDPSSDTEEDNLFLTQHDPEDMDLCSQMENDNYKFIELIHGKGTVQVEEDSLSRPQLESLSGTNCKYKDCVEATKNQGEYCLEHSEVKAADEDVFRKPGLPLSASKPLRPTTAKIFSSKSTSRIASLSKSLESSSALSPSLKNKSNGIQSILKVPQPTPLVSQKPVGEVKNSCIVLQPQSPNNSNRQDCKVPFGESKYFPSSSPVNIFLSSQSVSDTFVKEVLKWKYEMFLNFNQCGPPASLCQSISRPVPFRFHDCREYFNVFFPLMVLNTFETVAQEWLTSPNKENFYQLQVRKFPADYIKYWEFVVYLEECELAKQLYPKENDLVFLVPERIIEEKKDTEGNDMQDLHEYHCGYVHKFRRTSVMRNGKFECYLSIQTQENFPANLNELVKCIVISSLVTTQRKLKAMSLLGSRNQLARAVLNPNPMDFCTNDLLTTASERIIAYLREFNEDQKKAIETAYAMVKHSPSVAKICLIHGPPGTGKSKTIVGLLYRLLTENQRKGHSDENSNAKIKQNRVLVCAPSNAAVDELMKKIILEFKEKCKDKKNPLGNCGDINLVRLGPEKSINNEVLKFSLDSQVNHRMKKDLPSHVQEMHRRKEFLDYQLDELSRQRALCRGGREIQRQELDEKISKVSKERQELASKIKEVQGRPQKTQNNIILESHVICCTLSTSGGLLLESAFRGQGGVPFSCVIVDEAGQSCEIETLTPLIHRCNKLILVGDPKQLPPTVISMKAQEYGYDQSMMARFCKLLEENVEYNMISRLPILRLTIQYRMHPDICLFPSNYIYNRNLKTNRQTETVRCSSDWPFQPYLVFDVGDGSERRDNDSYVNVQEIKLVIELIKLIKDKRKDVSFRNIGIITHYKAQKTMIQKDLDKEFDRKGPAEVDTVDAFQGRQKDCVIVTCVRANTMQGSIGFLASLQRLNVTITRAKYSLFILGHLRTLMQLPRSFCVHVNYSPFFSPEPKYLHWALKENQHWNQLIQDAQKRGAIIKTCDKNYRHDVTKILKLKPVLQRSLTHPPAIAPEVSRPQGGLPSPKLDSGFATTSFAASLYHTPSDSKEASLSVISKDPERPPVQDQLRDPRLLKRMGTEVKGGIFLWDPQPSSPQHPGVTPPAGEPGFPGIHQDLGNILQPTALVAALSSLRPPVQGEPPAASTEASTCQSKCDDLEGELCHRRDARAFSEGEQENCDSETHYTKRNSHWDKRRLEKEESSSKKRKLL